A part of Anolis carolinensis isolate JA03-04 unplaced genomic scaffold, rAnoCar3.1.pri scaffold_10, whole genome shotgun sequence genomic DNA contains:
- the mycl gene encoding protein L-Myc — protein MELDPFPLPPLPWFQADPGEDLDLGRFLCKEEEEEEEGVCPLSNLSAFILRDCMWSAAKGVSAPIHSHSSAPEPGLGGLCVAPGAVLAPIAASSSGSEGPSDSEGEEVDVVTVEKRQSLAARKPVTITVRADPWDPCMKHFHISIHQQQHNYAARSPPDVSLAKTAPEEEEEEEEEEENDDASPGDDMGQVAESSPSELFLPGSDGEDISKRRNHNDLERKRRNDLRSRFLALRDTVPGLASCPKTPKVVVLSKAAEFLQSLLEAEREMMAEKKRLKRHQVQLLKRISQLKGLR, from the exons ATGGAGCTGGACCCATTCCCTTTGCCTCCCCTGCCTTGGTTCCAGGCGGACCCTGGGGAGGACTTGGACTTGGGGCGCTTcctctgcaaagaggaggaagaggaagaagaaggagtttGCCCTCTGTCCAACCTGAGCGCCTTCATCCTGCGCGACTGCATGTGGAGCGCCGCCAAGGGGGTCTCGGCCCCCATCCACAGCCACAGCAGCGCACCGGAGCCCGGATTGGGGGGGCTTTGCGTGGCCCCCGGAGCCGTCCTGGCCCCcattgccgcctcctcctccgggTCCGAGGGCCCCAGCGATTCCG AAGGGGAGGAGGTTGACGTGGTGACGGTGGAGAAGCGCCAGTCACTGGCTGCCAGGAAGCCAGTCACCATCACCGTCCGGGCCGACCCTTGGGACCCCTGCATGAAGCACTTCCACATCTCCATCCACCAGCAGCAGCACAACTACGCTGCCCGCTCTCCACCGGACGTTTCCTTGGCGAAAACTGCcccggaggaagaagaagaggaggaagaagaggaggagaatgatGATGCTTCTCCTGGGGACGACATGGGCCAagtggcagagagttccccttCTGAACTGTTCCTCCCCGGTTCGGATGGGGAGGACATCTCCAAGCGGCGCAACCATAACGACTTGGAGCGCAAGCGGCGGAATGACCTGCGTTCCCGCTTCCTGGCCTTGCGGGACACGGTGCCTGGCCTGGCGTCCTGCCCCAAGACCCCTAAAGTGGTGGTCCTCAGCAAGGCCGCCGAGTTCCTGCAGTCCCTGCTGGAGGCAGAGCGGGAGATGATGGCCGAGAAGAAGCGCCTCAAGCGGCACCAGGTTCAGCTCCTGAAGCGCATCTCCCAGCTCAAGGGGCTCCGCTGA